The genomic stretch ATACCTACTCGCGCGAGtatccatcacaactctctcGAACTCCTCTTCTTCCCATAAATATTACATACCAACACAAACCCCAACACAAATCCCAGCCAAAACTCACACAATGTTTAAGACTAGCTTCTTCTCGCTCCGTTCCAATTCCATTTCTATCCATTCATCAGACATGGCAGAGGTAAGCTCTTAATCCTACCCTCATATGCTTTCATGGGTCTAGAAAAAATTCAATTATTTAAAATctcaatatctttttcttttcttttcttttttttttttgaattttcagcaaAAGGTGGTGATAAAAATCCCAGCCATGGCTGATGATAAGACCAAACAAAAAGCCATAGAAGCCGTTGCTGACATTTATGGTATTTTTTAAtctatcttctcttttcttttcttttttttatataattaatgaAAATGGAAAAAACCCATTTGTTGATTGGATTTGTAATCTCTATAAAATCTCTACAATGTCCCGCTCTTTCTATGAAATGCTTATATGGGCTGAGAACGATTTTTGggtaattttctatttttcatgATAAGATCTATATCCAATCGGTTGGACTATTACTTAAAGTCCATCTGCGGATAGATTTCAACCATTTAGGTAAATGGGAAATCCAACGCATATAATAGGTTGGGCCCATCATTAGGAACACCTTGTGAAAAATTTAGCCACATCCGATTATATGGTGGTCCACATTTTTATTTTACATTTATCAATGGATAGTGATTGTTTTCATGATATGAACCACTTTATGATGATTTTTGTATAAGATGATTCTTATGGTGGGACTGAAGtaatggaagggttggatttcaaatttaCTTAACAAATTGGAAATTATTGGTGGGTGGACCTTAACTTGTGGTTCAGCCGGTTGGACTCGAAAATGATGTATCAAGGGGAGATGATACTGTAGAACAAGGAAAGCTGGAATATGTAGAGCCATCCCTCCGCCGTACATGTGGCAAGATGATCTAattaatcgggaccgtccatatTGTTAGAAGTGTCAAGAtggattatttttaaattttttacaaGTAAGATAATGCTATCCGACCTAACTTCTGTACATCGAATAATGACCGTTAGCCGTTTCTTTTTCTACCTTGGCTTTGAAGGGTACTTCacagatggataggatcatctgattaaTCATCAACAGTAGATCCCACTTGATGGACGATCCTGATTGATTCTTCACACGCTGTCACGTGTAACGTGGAGAGATGACCCTACCATACGCAGCTTCTACCGACGTATACAGGTGGAATAATTCTAGAATAGTTGAAAATCGTTATTGTCGCCTACGTGGTTGttagaaatttaaaatatatatatatgtgcaggGAAAAGTCAATTCCATGGGACCCATATATGCCAACGTGGCACATGCATgaaagatctggaccgttcaagaGTTCCAATCTATGGTAGATGATCTAGATCGTCAACCATGCCCGTCCATTCATAAGCGTGTGGGACACACTTCTGTTGAGCTTGAACCGTTGGTTATCCTTTTGTAACCATCAATTGCATATATAGCTTATGCTCGTACCCACCTAAACTGCGTGCCAGATCATCTTTTTGTCTCGGGCATAGTGCCAGGGCCCACACAATCAACAGCCTGGATTCCCTTTTGCAGTTGGGATATTGCATGTACCATCCATATTGATGGCGTAGCCCTTTACTGATTCTGTTCTGAAGAAGATGTGGACCGTTGTTATTGGACGTGATGACGAGGACTTTTGTTGCACACGTaccaacatgccacacatgtgcagcAGGCGATCCGTCCATTAAGGACCATGAACATGTCACCCAAAATCTGgacggtccactcatcaggtggcccaaTTGTCTATATTGAATATGGACAGTTGATAGTATGGCAATCACTGGTAACAAAAGGGAAAGTAATGTtttgggtgcgtttggatgccctATGGAATTGAATTGTAATcgtcattaattttttattttttattttttttaaatgtaaccGTTGACAGTTTGGGTTCCAAATTTAAAAGAATTGGAAGAAGGTAAATACAATCTGAGGACTATTTCCCattagttttcttcttcttctttttttttcatcttgATTAAATGCAATCCAATTCAATTGTGTAGCCAAACGCTGCCTCATTTCCCATATTAATATCTTGTTTGCTGAAACGCACGTCCAAATATTTCATAATGAAAGGGATATGTACTGCAAAATTCTGATTTTACCAAAAAGTACATCGGCTAATCAAAATTCCGAAAACGATGCCACTAGATGCAATGATTAAAATAGTATATTTTAAAATTGGTAGTGCCAAGAATTATTGGGCCCACGTggtatgtgtatgacatccaatccatccaaaaaATACAATTCACGataataattaaaagaataaaaatctaGATGATGCAATCCCAAGATAAGCCACATCATGAAAATAATGTACACCGGCCCAAATATTCAAATTCATGTATAACCCATCAGATGATTTGATCAGCATCTTTTGTTCGATCGTCTAATCCTCACCGCAAAACTGAATATggtggacggattagatgtcataaTCATGACAAGTGGACCATAGAATTCTCGACTTTACCACCTTTTAAAGAAAAAGATAATTAAGGACATTTTGATAGTTTCTCACCCGAAAAGGAACCACTCAATAATTTAAATTAGTGGAGGTATCATTTGATAAAATGATAACTCTTAAGGAACTTTGTGATAAACATCCAATATCTATGAGTTATTTATTTCTTCTTGCTATCAACTATTCAAGACTCATGTGTGTGGTGgggttcgagtccttacctcagtggtagactccaaggagtttcaacacagggTCTTGggttcataggtggtgaaatcccactatgggatgcctctgtgtgtgtgtgtgtgtgtgttataggTGCATGtgtaaagaaatttaaaaaaaaagaaatctcatGTGTGGCACACATGTACACAGTCCAGTTTGTTTATTGAGGTGGGACACCATGGATGGGTCAATGTCCAAAAAGCACACTTATCATGAAATTCTATACCTCTGATTGAATGTGAACCCTTTGTCACTTCTTCTTTTAAACATCCATTTAGCAtactaaaaaaactaaaaagttaattaaaataaaattaaaaattttaaaaattaaaaattaaaaaaattaaaattaaagagagagagagagagagagagagagagagagagagagagagagagaagaaatggGGTTCATTCCATACATGTGTGCCatcaataataataagaagaaaatgGGTTATTTGATATTAATTTTTGCTATAATGTGAAATTTTGTTTTGTGTTTTATAGGAATAAATTCAATCGCAGCGGATGTAAAGGAACAAAAGTTGACAATCATAGGCCAAATGGACCCAATTGCAATCGCGAAGAAGTTGAAGAAGGTAGGGAAGGCAGACATTCTAACAGTTGGGCCAgctaaggaagagaagaaagaggaaaagaaggaagaaaagaaagaagagcagaaagaagaaaagaaagaggaaaagaaagaagaggaaaaaaaatagaactaaaataaaatggaattccttgtggattcaaatAATTGAAGTTGGTTGTTGTaactgttttattttgttttttttttaattaggaaGTAAGCATAGTTTTCATGGGCTGTGTCTACTCAATGTTTATTTGCAAACTAATCACCTGCAAGAGTCTGTACCATTATTTGTGGTACAGGGCTTTTCTTAGCTAGCCATAAGATGCATTAAGGggatataaaaaataattaatattttaattatcatttctccatttatttatttgaaattttaaatagtTAAAAGTATCTCTCCCCACACCACACCATGATTGCTATTATGTCATGTTTGAAAACTGACAAAACAGGACCTATGGCCAAAATCACAAGGGTACGAGAGTCACGAGACTAGGGATGGCTTCGGTGGGGGATTGTTAATTGTTTTATATGTTCTAGTGGGGTtgccattatttttttttaatctcatacacCATTCTCCCAACCGTTGGATCTTTAATATCCCAAAGAGAAATGACTCCCTTCTGCTTTGGAAATGTTAATTCATGAAAACCCTTTAAATTGAATATTtggaaataaaattttaaaaattaaatattaatatttaatattattaatattaaaaatgcttttgaatatctttttttgtttttttaacacgcacacacaccccacacactcacgctggtggaatttcaccacctatgggtactcgaacccttgaccgggagttgaaactcctgagagtctaccacccgagcaagagtaactAGCAAaccattgtggtgtggtccacttaatcattggatctacttcatttttgggctcaaacattaaaatgatttgagaaaatggatgaacgacgtgaTAAAAagatacattaggtgggtcccatagtttcgtaacgtcaccaagttgtgaccacaccatgatgtatgtgttgtatccataccgtcactccatttggagagatcgttttagaaCATGAGCAGAAGTATGAGATAGATCAAGGCTcaatttttactgttttggattttcaaaaaatccatcaatttttatttttattttatttaattaacctaaatattatttaatgaccattagcactcaatgtcagtttatacagggtgtaccagtgaagaaccgcacaagtccggttaatcatgtaacgtcctgtccaaccagaacagtgtactgaggcgtcctcgtaggatttgccgcaggaccgttcgtttaaactacttaTGGTTTGGtgtcataactaaattaagttaggattagcccattagagtagccCAGTCGGGTTTTGATTAGGCCAAGTGCGGGttgtcaagccaaatggccatttacacttggtaGTAGCCCGTGTGGGCTATACCGCGAtataggaaggtcagaaaattatataaattgaggggagcatagatctcactgggcttggggaccatcgcggaccacggacccagtggacacccagaagtgtaatctggcacttgccagatgcgccccaccaatgccaaaattggaatctggcacgtgtaaataaaactgaaatataagacatttcagccattagatttcttcataatttacgatgaaggtctaatgtatttttctacacccgcctacaaaatctgggtcccgatcgtggcactgtgaccgttgatcgcaaattaaACCTGTGCGACCAAAtcccatatccgatcatccccaaattttgcatggctctTCATCGGGACATAGAGTACTTATCATATAAGTtttatggccagagggccactagaactgccccgattctccaaataagctctagatcgctcgttggtggaccactagttccaaaactatagaataatgtccgtctcattgggcttgacgtccatcgcaggaatcggacctgggtacggtccagaactgGTCAACTTGAGTTGAAAGACGAgtgtatgagaagtgcaaataccctaaaggaaggggttgaaacttaagtgaattgagtcgtccactcttatgcaaagttgaggatttcggaccgtcggtttgcgaccaaactttacccatgaagtaaggatatttccctactcatatccgtatagccgtggccctgatcgactatcggtgatcgttgaacagacttcttatcatatctgtcgatcgacgcatccaaatggtgggccaatcatatccatacgtagatcatcattacgGTTAgctatcctacagtgtatattgacttgtataccccatagtgggccctagagcttagaaaggccttctcataggtctagtatagtggaaaaccatcccttagggccatttacaccaaacctgagactatataaaggccttatttggagcaccccctcccccatacgaatttgccttagagaaggaaggagagaagagagaaaagggagaagagaaagaggagaaaggaggagaaagagagagggagagtgaagaagggagtgaaggtggaccctagatcgatgtggggcccaaagaatcaaaccccacaactccctacctcttctccaagaagaatcctTCCTCTACAACCGCCCATTCatcccgttgatcgtctaggtaagacccatcacccctttttccttaaaaacccttgtgatgagaagggatttcataaaatttctaacatgcaaatggttgtattagggaatccggccgtccgaccccaaaagccctcattcctaggttaTTTCCAAGATcttaacgatccataggtgcggactattatccttaggtagcctaataccaattatagttggagtttaatgattttgtttgcttggtatgttgtatagAAGAATCTAGGAACCTAAGgatgacatattgttggaattgtatgaatgacATGTTTAttcctctttgatgttaatcttgcctctcttatgattagtgtatggatgattacatgctcatgtttggttgatttcttttctcatatgtgttacttcatattgtgtatgaatcATTTGCTCTATGTATTTgattccttgaggtgtaggaagtacttaacttcctcaccaacccacaccacatacatacaccttattcataaTATTAATTGTagggaaatttgaattgtatgttgggtaacatgagaatatggtgttgaatatgtttgatggtaCATTAGTAGTTGGCATGTTTtgaatcactattcctacccttgggttggtcaggaacaaaAAAAGCTCTACACTgttcgttggtaggaccacctcgaggctaaacccatgggtttgggcgagtacgtgtgggcggcagtagttaggctacatgggttgcttgtacccgatgtcgttccgccacatatttgcttgggctcgtgcggtttagtctacTGGCTGACACACCTGGTTGTTAACcttatttgctcacatatgtatggaa from Magnolia sinica isolate HGM2019 chromosome 17, MsV1, whole genome shotgun sequence encodes the following:
- the LOC131231527 gene encoding heavy metal-associated isoprenylated plant protein 39, which codes for MFKTSFFSLRSNSISIHSSDMAEQKVVIKIPAMADDKTKQKAIEAVADIYGINSIAADVKEQKLTIIGQMDPIAIAKKLKKVGKADILTVGPAKEEKKEEKKEEKKEEQKEEKKEEKKEEEKK